From Spirosoma aerolatum, one genomic window encodes:
- a CDS encoding M14 family zinc carboxypeptidase, whose translation MQFFTNQRRVAALLLTGLTMGQVALRAQSVDETYNQKIKEYTTDKRFLPASVLNLPDDPKVPSPLKHFGQIVGTPGVIHRTAEIYGYYQKLTQTSPNISMQQVSTTEEGRPVQLVAIGSEDAMKRLDHYKKQLALLADPRKVGNQDIEKILGDTKLVYYLNGGLHSPEMGSPEMLMELAYRLITSQTPEIKTIRDNIIVIINPVSEPDGWDRQVDWYYRYTKARKDYDDGFPKSPPYWGKYVYHDNNRDGLQVSQAITKAMFKIYYDWHPTVSLDLHESVPLLYISTGTGPYNETIDPITIGEWQTMANHDITSLAAQGIPGVFTWAFYDGWYPGYALWISNNHNAAGRFYETFGNAGANTYLRDLANQKYAGDDVTSKEWYRPDPATEKVYWSYRNGINYMQAGVLASLSYGATNSRMLLKNFYQKGLNNIRKGTKEKPRAFVIPKDQRDPAMAAYLVNQLRAQDIEVHKAESGKNQGDYVVLLNQPYRNLAVSLLTKQNYPKEAKFPPYDDIAWTLGYLYGVDVKAEDSVKYATGDLKLISENVNYGGKIDGEGVNYVLNYKGQNNLLPALIWLKGQGKQAKAVVLDAKTTLEGIKDTLAAGSVVFKGLTVDQSKKLVSQFGLDLQATKTNPETIGVSVRQHDVSLPRVAIYHSWYNTQDEGWSRYTFEQRGIPYTSINKDHLKAGDLRKKFDVILIPRMRGSATNFIHEIDSRFGPLPFTKTPEFPSHGFPDATTDITGGPGFDGVDNLKKFVEQGGVLITLDNSSAMIAETGITRDLDQASAPTLFHPGSIVTVKNRKPDSPIMYGFPETFPIFRGIAPLLQTKKANRDMMVMQYGTKPLKDEEDYKGAIMGMPDKKPVKETAKPATPKKEEPYVLSGMVRNEQTIIGHGGIFNVPVGAGRVVAFTFDPLHRFLNHHDAPLVWNVLINWNHLGTSASPTATAEKTNSTGKVSGQ comes from the coding sequence ATGCAATTTTTTACCAACCAACGAAGGGTGGCAGCTTTGTTGCTGACAGGCCTTACAATGGGTCAGGTAGCACTTCGGGCGCAGTCCGTCGATGAGACCTACAATCAGAAAATCAAAGAATATACGACGGATAAGCGGTTTCTGCCAGCATCCGTTCTGAATCTGCCCGACGATCCCAAGGTGCCCTCGCCCCTCAAGCATTTTGGACAGATTGTTGGCACGCCGGGTGTCATTCACCGGACTGCTGAGATTTATGGGTATTACCAGAAACTGACGCAGACATCGCCCAACATCAGTATGCAGCAGGTGAGTACGACCGAAGAAGGTCGTCCGGTTCAACTGGTGGCAATCGGGAGTGAGGATGCCATGAAACGGCTCGATCATTACAAAAAACAACTCGCTCTGCTGGCCGATCCGCGTAAAGTAGGCAATCAGGACATCGAGAAGATACTGGGCGATACCAAACTGGTCTATTACCTCAACGGTGGATTGCACTCGCCCGAAATGGGGTCGCCGGAAATGCTGATGGAGTTAGCTTATCGGCTCATCACCAGCCAGACCCCCGAAATCAAAACCATTCGCGATAACATCATTGTAATTATCAATCCCGTATCGGAACCTGACGGCTGGGATAGACAGGTCGACTGGTATTATCGCTACACCAAAGCCCGCAAGGACTATGACGATGGTTTTCCGAAATCGCCACCGTACTGGGGTAAGTATGTGTATCACGACAACAACCGCGATGGGTTGCAGGTGTCGCAGGCCATTACGAAAGCCATGTTCAAAATCTATTACGACTGGCACCCAACCGTCAGTCTGGATTTACACGAATCGGTTCCCCTGCTTTACATTTCGACTGGAACGGGGCCTTATAACGAAACCATCGACCCGATTACCATTGGCGAATGGCAGACGATGGCCAACCACGATATTACTTCCCTGGCAGCACAGGGCATTCCGGGCGTGTTTACCTGGGCGTTTTACGATGGCTGGTATCCGGGCTATGCCCTCTGGATTTCCAACAACCACAATGCGGCCGGGCGGTTTTATGAAACCTTCGGAAATGCCGGAGCCAATACCTATCTGCGCGATCTGGCCAATCAGAAATATGCTGGTGATGATGTTACCTCAAAAGAATGGTATCGGCCTGATCCGGCTACAGAAAAAGTATACTGGTCGTACCGGAACGGTATCAACTACATGCAGGCGGGTGTGCTGGCGTCGTTGTCGTATGGCGCCACCAACAGTCGGATGCTGCTGAAGAATTTTTACCAGAAAGGGCTAAATAACATTCGGAAAGGCACCAAAGAAAAACCACGGGCCTTTGTCATCCCCAAAGATCAGCGTGATCCGGCTATGGCGGCTTATCTGGTCAATCAGCTTCGGGCGCAGGACATTGAAGTTCATAAAGCCGAATCCGGTAAAAATCAGGGCGATTATGTGGTGTTGCTCAATCAGCCATATCGGAATCTGGCGGTATCGCTGCTTACAAAACAGAATTACCCGAAGGAAGCCAAATTTCCTCCCTACGACGACATTGCCTGGACGCTGGGGTATTTGTATGGCGTTGACGTGAAAGCCGAAGACAGTGTGAAGTACGCTACAGGCGATCTGAAATTGATTAGCGAGAACGTGAACTATGGTGGCAAAATCGACGGTGAGGGTGTCAATTACGTGCTGAATTACAAAGGCCAGAACAACCTGCTACCTGCGCTGATCTGGCTGAAAGGGCAGGGCAAACAGGCCAAAGCCGTCGTATTGGATGCCAAAACCACCCTGGAAGGCATTAAAGATACACTGGCGGCCGGTTCAGTGGTGTTCAAAGGGTTGACTGTCGATCAATCTAAAAAGCTGGTGAGCCAGTTTGGTCTTGATTTACAGGCCACAAAAACGAATCCAGAAACAATCGGAGTGTCGGTACGCCAACACGATGTTAGCCTGCCACGCGTGGCTATCTACCACAGTTGGTATAATACTCAGGATGAAGGATGGTCGCGGTATACATTTGAGCAGCGTGGTATTCCCTACACGTCCATTAACAAAGACCACCTGAAAGCGGGGGATCTTCGGAAGAAATTCGATGTGATTCTAATCCCTCGAATGCGCGGTTCGGCCACCAATTTCATTCATGAAATCGACTCGCGGTTTGGGCCATTACCTTTTACCAAAACGCCCGAATTCCCGTCGCATGGTTTTCCCGATGCAACAACGGACATTACCGGCGGACCTGGTTTTGACGGCGTCGATAACCTCAAAAAGTTTGTTGAGCAGGGTGGCGTACTGATTACACTGGATAATTCCTCAGCCATGATTGCTGAAACGGGTATCACCCGCGATCTGGACCAGGCCAGCGCGCCAACTCTATTCCATCCAGGCTCTATCGTAACGGTAAAAAACCGGAAACCCGACAGCCCAATCATGTACGGCTTTCCCGAAACCTTCCCGATTTTCCGGGGTATTGCTCCCTTACTGCAAACCAAAAAAGCCAATCGGGATATGATGGTGATGCAGTACGGAACCAAACCCCTCAAAGATGAAGAAGACTATAAGGGAGCTATCATGGGAATGCCCGATAAAAAACCTGTGAAAGAAACGGCTAAACCTGCGACCCCGAAAAAAGAAGAGCCGTATGTGCTCTCAGGTATGGTACGGAATGAGCAGACCATTATCGGGCATGGTGGTATTTTCAACGTTCCGGTCGGCGCTGGCCGGGTTGTGGCGTTTACGTTCGATCCGTTGCACCGTTTCCTGAATCACCACGATGCACCACTGGTTTGGAACGTGCTCATCAACTGGAATCATCTGGGCACGTCCGCTAGTCCAACCGCAACGGCGGAGAAGACGAATTCGACCGGGAAAGTCAGTGGGCAATAG